One Streptomyces sp. NBC_01217 genomic region harbors:
- a CDS encoding sensor histidine kinase, with amino-acid sequence MDVNAAVAAAAAIGGACTGVIAMLAFRWSERDQKKPTRTSLRPDSNAPLPPGVDTVLSVLSSSAVVLDESDSVVKASSAAYALGLVRGGRLAVDPMLNMARDTRRDGEIRQVELDLPRRGTGRGEALAVSARVAPLGSRLVLLLVEDLTEARRIEAVRRDFVANVSHELKTPVGALSLLSEAVMDASDDPEAVERFAGRMQIEATRLTNLVQEIIDLSRVQNDDPLEDAEPVRVDELVAEAIDRCRQQAGSKQITMASGGTAELRIWGNRGQLAAALGNLVENAVNYSPARTRVGIAARRLTVPGGDQIEIAVTDQGIGISEKDRERVFERFYRVDPARSRATGGTGLGLAIVKHVAASHGGEVTVWSSEGQGSTFTLRLPEAGSVRERDRSSGGPLIVNGDEGSYGPAHPDTLEPFPAPEVLP; translated from the coding sequence ATGGACGTGAACGCGGCAGTCGCCGCAGCTGCGGCGATCGGCGGTGCTTGTACCGGCGTGATCGCCATGCTGGCGTTCCGCTGGAGCGAGCGCGACCAGAAGAAGCCGACGCGCACTTCCCTGCGGCCCGACAGCAACGCCCCCCTTCCCCCGGGGGTGGACACGGTCCTGTCCGTGCTCAGTTCCTCCGCGGTCGTGCTCGACGAGAGCGACAGCGTGGTCAAGGCCAGCTCCGCCGCCTATGCGCTGGGGCTGGTCAGGGGCGGACGGCTCGCCGTCGACCCGATGCTGAACATGGCCAGGGACACCCGCCGCGACGGTGAGATAAGACAGGTCGAGCTGGACCTCCCCAGACGCGGTACGGGCCGGGGCGAGGCCCTCGCGGTCTCCGCCCGGGTCGCTCCGCTGGGTTCCCGGCTGGTGCTCCTGCTGGTCGAGGACCTCACCGAGGCCCGCCGCATAGAAGCGGTACGGCGCGACTTCGTCGCCAATGTCAGCCATGAGCTCAAGACCCCGGTCGGCGCGCTCTCGCTGCTCTCCGAGGCCGTGATGGACGCCTCGGACGACCCGGAGGCGGTGGAGCGGTTCGCGGGGCGGATGCAGATCGAGGCGACCCGGCTGACCAACCTCGTACAGGAGATCATCGACCTCTCGCGGGTGCAGAACGACGACCCGCTGGAGGACGCCGAGCCGGTCCGGGTGGACGAGCTGGTGGCCGAGGCCATCGACCGCTGCCGCCAGCAGGCCGGCTCGAAGCAGATCACCATGGCGTCGGGCGGCACCGCGGAGCTCCGTATCTGGGGCAACCGCGGCCAGCTCGCAGCGGCACTCGGCAACCTCGTCGAGAACGCCGTCAACTACAGCCCCGCCCGTACCCGAGTGGGCATCGCCGCGAGGCGACTGACCGTACCCGGCGGGGACCAGATCGAGATAGCCGTGACCGACCAGGGCATCGGCATCTCGGAGAAGGACCGCGAGCGGGTCTTCGAACGCTTCTACCGCGTCGACCCGGCCCGCTCACGGGCCACCGGTGGTACGGGCCTCGGCCTCGCCATCGTCAAGCACGTGGCCGCCTCGCACGGCGGGGAGGTCACCGTCTGGAGCTCGGAGGGCCAGGGCTCCACCTTCACCCTGCGGCTGCCCGAAGCGGGCTCCGTACGGGAACGGGACCGCAGCTCGGGCGGACCGCTCATCGTCAACGGCGACGAGGGCTCCTACGGACCCGCTCACCCCGACACCCTTGAACCATTTCCTGCCCCGGAGGTCCTTCCGTGA
- a CDS encoding DUF461 domain-containing protein, with protein sequence MSRSLRHGALAATAIVFSIASLAACGAGNDAATLKVRPDTAATTTGDISIQNANVVTQPELEAEGPAVVTATLFNNGVKAQTLDAVTLPGTSVAVELHAAKGAGPVVVPAGGKVVLGGEGNASAVIANGREAAQAGNVQRVVFTFSSTGEVPLGAFVVPATSYFKGFGPSSLPELPSQSQSPEAESSATPSGSGTPQAPAAGSESDSETVTPTDAASASAQTG encoded by the coding sequence GTGAGCCGCAGCCTTCGACACGGCGCTCTCGCCGCCACAGCCATCGTTTTCTCGATCGCCTCGCTCGCCGCGTGCGGCGCGGGCAATGACGCAGCGACGCTCAAGGTCAGGCCGGACACTGCTGCCACCACCACCGGTGACATCAGCATCCAGAACGCGAACGTCGTCACACAGCCCGAGCTCGAAGCCGAGGGCCCGGCCGTCGTCACCGCGACGCTGTTCAACAACGGCGTCAAGGCACAGACCCTGGACGCCGTCACCCTGCCGGGTACGAGCGTCGCAGTGGAGCTGCACGCCGCCAAGGGCGCCGGACCGGTCGTGGTCCCGGCCGGCGGCAAGGTGGTGCTCGGTGGCGAGGGCAACGCGTCCGCCGTGATCGCGAACGGCCGCGAGGCCGCGCAGGCCGGCAATGTGCAGCGCGTCGTCTTCACGTTCAGCTCGACCGGCGAGGTCCCGCTCGGCGCGTTCGTCGTTCCGGCGACCAGCTACTTCAAGGGCTTCGGCCCCAGCTCGCTCCCGGAGCTGCCGTCCCAGTCGCAGTCGCCCGAGGCCGAGTCCTCCGCGACCCCGTCCGGTTCCGGGACCCCGCAGGCTCCGGCGGCCGGGTCGGAGTCCGACAGCGAGACGGTCACCCCGACCGACGCCGCGTCCGCCTCGGCGCAGACCGGCTGA
- a CDS encoding response regulator transcription factor, protein MTRVLVVEDEESFSDALSYMLRKEGFEVAIAATGPDGLDEFERNGADLVLLDLMLPGLPGTEVCRQLRSRSNVPVIMVTAKDSEIDKVVGLEIGADDYVTKPFSSRELVARIRAVLRRRGEPEEVTPAALEAGPVRMDVDRHVVTVAGGKVDLPLKEFDLLEMLLRNAGRVLTRMQLIDRVWGADYVGDTKTLDVHVKRLRAKIEPDPGAPRFLVTVRGLGYKFEP, encoded by the coding sequence GTGACCCGAGTGCTCGTCGTCGAGGATGAGGAATCCTTCAGCGACGCCCTGTCCTACATGCTTCGCAAGGAGGGTTTCGAAGTCGCCATCGCGGCCACGGGCCCGGACGGACTTGACGAGTTCGAGCGCAACGGCGCCGACCTCGTACTGCTTGACCTGATGCTGCCGGGCCTGCCCGGCACGGAGGTCTGCCGTCAGCTGCGCAGCCGGTCCAATGTCCCCGTGATCATGGTCACGGCCAAGGACAGCGAGATCGACAAGGTCGTCGGCCTGGAAATAGGAGCCGACGACTACGTCACCAAGCCCTTCTCCTCGCGGGAGCTCGTCGCCCGCATCCGCGCGGTGCTGCGGCGCCGCGGGGAGCCGGAGGAGGTCACACCGGCCGCCCTGGAGGCGGGCCCGGTCCGGATGGACGTGGACCGTCACGTCGTCACGGTCGCCGGCGGCAAGGTCGACCTCCCGCTCAAGGAGTTCGACCTGCTGGAGATGCTGCTGCGCAACGCGGGCCGGGTCCTGACCCGGATGCAGCTGATCGACCGGGTCTGGGGCGCCGACTACGTGGGCGACACCAAGACCCTCGACGTCCACGTCAAGCGCCTGCGCGCCAAGATCGAGCCCGACCCGGGGGCGCCGCGCTTCCTGGTGACGGTGCGGGGCCTGGGGTACAAGTTCGAGCCGTAA
- the phoU gene encoding phosphate signaling complex protein PhoU has product MRDAYHEELDSIGEGLVEMARLVGSAIGRATTSMLDADLKLAESVIAADQKVDDLQHDLEARAIALLARQQPVATDLRIVVTSLRMSADLERSGDLAQHVAKLARLRFPESAVPHDLHATILEMGQLAQRLMAKAAEVIITKDVDLALQLEQDDDEMDLLHRTLFQHLMDDRWKHGIETAVDVTLLGRYYERFADHAVSVAKRVVYLVTGEHADEIQQQTPVEGV; this is encoded by the coding sequence ATGCGTGACGCGTACCACGAGGAACTCGACTCGATCGGTGAGGGACTGGTCGAGATGGCCCGGCTCGTCGGGTCGGCGATCGGCCGGGCGACGACGTCCATGCTCGACGCCGATCTCAAGCTCGCGGAGAGCGTGATCGCCGCGGACCAGAAGGTCGACGACCTCCAGCACGACCTGGAAGCGCGGGCCATCGCCCTGCTCGCGCGCCAGCAGCCCGTGGCGACCGATCTGCGGATCGTGGTCACCTCGCTGCGGATGAGCGCCGACCTGGAGCGCTCCGGCGACCTCGCCCAGCACGTCGCCAAGCTGGCCCGGCTGCGGTTCCCGGAATCGGCGGTGCCGCACGACCTGCACGCCACCATTCTGGAGATGGGGCAGCTGGCACAGCGCCTGATGGCCAAGGCGGCCGAGGTGATCATCACCAAGGACGTCGATCTGGCGCTCCAGCTGGAGCAGGACGACGACGAGATGGACCTGCTGCACCGCACGCTGTTCCAGCACCTGATGGACGACCGCTGGAAGCACGGCATCGAGACGGCCGTCGACGTGACGCTGCTCGGCCGCTACTACGAGCGGTTCGCCGACCACGCGGTGTCGGTCGCCAAGCGCGTGGTCTACCTGGTGACGGGCGAGCACGCCGACGAGATCCAGCAGCAGACACCGGTGGAGGGCGTCTGA
- a CDS encoding helix-turn-helix transcriptional regulator, giving the protein MATAITTTLRAGLPDRYLTPEDIAALFSVPLETVYVWRKKRTGPPGFRIGKHLRYDPEAVQAWTANLAAHDAA; this is encoded by the coding sequence ATGGCGACCGCCATCACGACAACGCTCCGCGCTGGACTCCCCGACCGCTACCTCACCCCGGAGGACATCGCCGCGCTGTTCTCCGTCCCGCTGGAAACCGTCTACGTCTGGCGCAAGAAGCGCACTGGCCCGCCCGGATTCCGCATCGGGAAGCACCTGCGTTACGACCCCGAAGCCGTCCAGGCATGGACCGCCAATCTCGCTGCACACGACGCGGCCTGA
- the ispD gene encoding 2-C-methyl-D-erythritol 4-phosphate cytidylyltransferase, protein MSDQSRPYRTAAVIPAAGRGVRLGPGAPKALRTLGGTPMLIHAVRAMAASRSVSLVVVVAPPDGASEVKNLLDEHALPERTDYLVVPGGDTRQESVRLGLEALPEGVSVVLVHDAARPLVPVDTVDAVIEAVRDGAPAVVPALPLADTVKEVEPGAPGEPEPVLGTPVRARLRAVQTPQGFDRDTLVRAHERVAVSGEGATDDAGMVEQLGAPVVVVPGHEEAFKVTRPLDLVLAEAVLARRRANDGF, encoded by the coding sequence ATGTCTGATCAATCGCGTCCGTACCGCACCGCCGCCGTGATTCCCGCGGCCGGCCGCGGCGTACGGCTCGGCCCGGGCGCCCCCAAGGCGCTCCGCACGCTGGGCGGGACGCCCATGCTCATCCACGCGGTACGGGCCATGGCGGCCTCCCGTTCCGTCTCCCTGGTCGTCGTCGTCGCGCCTCCGGACGGTGCGTCCGAGGTCAAGAACCTGCTCGACGAGCACGCGCTGCCCGAGCGCACCGACTACCTCGTCGTGCCCGGCGGCGACACCCGCCAGGAGTCGGTGCGGCTCGGCCTCGAAGCGCTGCCCGAGGGTGTCTCCGTCGTCCTCGTCCACGACGCGGCGCGCCCGCTGGTGCCCGTCGACACCGTGGACGCGGTGATCGAGGCGGTACGGGACGGGGCGCCCGCCGTCGTCCCCGCGCTGCCGCTCGCCGACACCGTCAAGGAGGTCGAGCCCGGTGCGCCGGGCGAGCCGGAGCCGGTGCTCGGCACGCCCGTACGGGCCAGGCTGCGTGCCGTGCAGACCCCGCAGGGCTTCGACCGCGACACGCTCGTGCGCGCGCACGAGCGCGTGGCCGTCAGCGGCGAGGGCGCCACGGACGACGCGGGCATGGTGGAGCAGCTCGGGGCGCCCGTCGTGGTCGTACCCGGGCACGAAGAGGCGTTCAAGGTGACCCGGCCGCTGGATCTGGTGCTGGCCGAGGCGGTACTCGCGCGCAGGAGGGCCAACGATGGCTTCTGA
- a CDS encoding phosphoglyceromutase, which yields MADAPYKLILLRHGESEWNAKNLFTGWVDVNLTEKGEKEAVRGGELLKDAGLLPDVLHTSLQKRAIRTAQLALESADRHWIPVHRTWRLNERHYGALQGKDKAQTLAEFGEEQFMLWRRSYDTPPPALEDGTEFSQSDDPRYATIPPELRPRTECLKDVVVRMLPYWYDGIVPDLLAGRTVLVAAHGNSLRALVKHLDGISDADIAGLNIPTGIPLAYELDADFRPVKPGGTYLDPDAAKAAIEAVKNQGKK from the coding sequence ATGGCCGACGCACCGTACAAGCTGATCCTCCTCCGCCACGGCGAGAGCGAATGGAACGCGAAGAACCTGTTCACCGGTTGGGTGGACGTCAACCTCACGGAGAAGGGCGAGAAGGAGGCAGTCCGCGGCGGTGAGCTGCTCAAGGACGCCGGTCTGCTCCCCGACGTCCTGCACACCTCCCTCCAGAAGCGCGCCATCCGCACCGCGCAGCTCGCGCTGGAATCCGCGGACCGCCACTGGATCCCCGTCCACCGCACCTGGCGGCTGAACGAGCGCCACTACGGCGCCCTCCAGGGCAAGGACAAGGCGCAGACGCTCGCCGAGTTCGGCGAGGAGCAGTTCATGCTCTGGCGCCGTTCGTACGACACCCCGCCGCCCGCTCTCGAGGACGGCACCGAGTTCTCGCAGAGCGACGACCCGCGCTACGCGACGATCCCGCCGGAGCTGCGCCCGCGCACCGAGTGCCTCAAGGACGTCGTGGTCCGCATGCTGCCGTACTGGTACGACGGCATCGTCCCGGACCTCCTGGCCGGCCGCACGGTCCTGGTCGCCGCCCACGGCAACAGCCTCCGCGCCCTGGTCAAGCACCTCGACGGCATCTCCGACGCCGACATCGCGGGCCTGAACATCCCGACCGGCATCCCGCTCGCCTACGAGCTGGACGCCGACTTCCGCCCGGTCAAGCCGGGCGGCACGTACCTCGACCCGGACGCGGCGAAGGCCGCCATCGAGGCCGTGAAGAACCAGGGCAAGAAGTAG
- a CDS encoding tyrosine-type recombinase/integrase, whose product MAGHIQDRWFKTGTNANGKTVRVKTDRHGTGMRYRARYVAPDGSEKSRSFPDGKKRLAEDWLNRIEADMSRGQYTDPKAARMTFQEFGEKWLASQSGDPNTRASMQSQLRLHAFPRIGARSLGAFQPSHIREFVTQLEASGMSGSYARVIFSNVRAILSAAVEDGHIPRNPCHSRTVTLPEMGARRVVPWLPERVFAMRGAMAERFRPMVDVGAGCGLRQGEILGVSVEELDFDNDTLHVVQQLKLSLSQPVFAPPKGGKLRDVPLPDPVADALKAHMKLFPPVEITLPWMRAGGPPVTKRLIFTGPLGGHIWRTSLNEDHWKPALAKVGVIPKARSREHSAAREHGMHALRHFYASVLLDAGESIKAVSEYLGHSDPGLTLKVYAHLMPSSRDRARKALGRALRPQDHPH is encoded by the coding sequence TTGGCTGGCCACATTCAAGACCGCTGGTTCAAGACCGGAACCAACGCCAACGGCAAGACCGTCCGCGTCAAGACCGACCGTCACGGTACGGGTATGCGCTACCGCGCCCGCTACGTCGCTCCCGACGGCAGCGAGAAGAGCAGGAGTTTTCCTGATGGGAAGAAGCGACTTGCTGAGGACTGGCTGAACCGCATCGAGGCCGACATGTCGCGCGGTCAGTACACCGACCCGAAGGCCGCTCGGATGACCTTCCAGGAGTTCGGGGAAAAGTGGCTGGCGAGCCAGAGCGGCGACCCGAACACGAGGGCGTCCATGCAGTCTCAACTTAGGCTGCATGCCTTCCCGCGCATCGGGGCGCGCTCTCTGGGGGCGTTCCAGCCGAGCCACATCCGCGAGTTCGTGACGCAGCTCGAAGCGTCGGGCATGTCCGGCTCGTACGCCCGCGTCATTTTCTCCAACGTCCGCGCCATCCTGAGCGCGGCCGTTGAGGATGGGCACATCCCCCGGAATCCCTGCCACTCGCGGACGGTGACGCTCCCTGAGATGGGTGCGCGGCGCGTCGTCCCGTGGCTGCCGGAACGAGTCTTCGCCATGCGCGGAGCCATGGCCGAACGATTCCGCCCCATGGTGGACGTCGGTGCAGGTTGCGGCCTGCGGCAGGGGGAAATTCTTGGCGTGTCGGTCGAAGAGCTGGACTTCGACAACGACACGCTGCACGTCGTCCAGCAGCTCAAGCTGAGCCTCAGTCAGCCCGTTTTTGCTCCACCGAAGGGTGGCAAGCTGCGCGACGTGCCGCTGCCGGATCCGGTGGCGGACGCGCTCAAGGCGCACATGAAGCTCTTCCCGCCCGTAGAGATCACGCTGCCTTGGATGCGCGCCGGCGGTCCGCCCGTGACCAAGCGCCTGATCTTCACCGGTCCCCTGGGCGGGCACATCTGGCGTACGTCGCTGAATGAGGACCACTGGAAGCCCGCACTCGCCAAGGTCGGCGTCATCCCCAAGGCGAGGAGTCGCGAGCATTCCGCCGCTCGCGAGCACGGAATGCACGCTCTGCGTCACTTCTATGCGTCGGTCTTGCTGGACGCCGGGGAGAGCATCAAGGCGGTCAGTGAGTACCTGGGACACTCTGATCCGGGGCTCACGCTGAAAGTTTATGCCCATCTGATGCCGAGCAGTCGTGACCGCGCGAGGAAGGCTCTCGGCAGGGCACTCAGGCCCCAAGATCACCCGCACTGA
- a CDS encoding DUF3631 domain-containing protein: MSTPAQTPAPIDGAALLDQVEAFHRRFNIFPTEAAYVAVTLWDAHAHLLDCFDSTPRLAFLSPEPGSGKSRALEIVETLVPRPMVAVNASAAALFRAVSGPDGRPTILFDEIDTVFGPKAGDNEELRGFLNAGHRRTGVTYRCVGDTQTVTPFPSYTAVAVAGLGSLPDTILTRAVIIRMRRRARNEQIEPFRARIHEKEGHALCDRLAQWAEQARGWVMGAWPEMPDGVSDRPADVWEGLLAIADAAGGDWPRRAREACVTLVEASRANDKGSLGIRLLTDLRDHVLIGIDRLPTIAILDRLNSLDDAPWADLNGKPLDNRRLSKMLGEYMTADNDPIGSRNIRTAGGVLKGFFAKDLEDAWARYCPPPTPATSATALHPRSEALNL, from the coding sequence ATGAGCACCCCTGCACAGACCCCCGCGCCCATCGACGGTGCGGCCCTGCTCGACCAAGTCGAGGCGTTCCACCGTCGGTTCAACATCTTCCCGACCGAAGCGGCCTACGTCGCCGTCACGTTGTGGGACGCTCACGCCCACCTGCTCGACTGCTTCGACTCCACGCCCCGGCTCGCTTTCCTCTCGCCCGAACCGGGCAGCGGGAAGAGCAGGGCGCTGGAGATCGTGGAAACGCTCGTTCCGCGTCCCATGGTCGCGGTCAACGCGTCCGCTGCCGCCCTCTTCCGGGCCGTGTCCGGGCCGGACGGGCGGCCCACGATCCTCTTCGACGAGATCGACACCGTGTTCGGCCCCAAGGCCGGGGACAACGAGGAGTTGCGCGGATTCCTCAATGCCGGCCACCGCCGGACCGGCGTCACCTACCGGTGCGTCGGCGACACCCAGACGGTGACCCCGTTCCCGTCCTACACCGCCGTCGCCGTCGCCGGACTCGGTTCCCTGCCCGACACGATCCTGACCCGCGCCGTCATCATCCGCATGCGGCGCAGGGCCCGTAACGAGCAGATCGAACCCTTCCGTGCCCGCATCCACGAGAAGGAAGGCCACGCCCTGTGTGACCGCCTCGCGCAGTGGGCCGAGCAGGCACGCGGCTGGGTCATGGGCGCCTGGCCCGAGATGCCCGACGGTGTCAGCGACCGCCCCGCCGACGTGTGGGAAGGGCTGCTCGCCATCGCCGACGCCGCCGGGGGCGACTGGCCCCGGCGGGCCCGCGAAGCCTGCGTGACCCTCGTTGAAGCCTCCCGGGCCAACGACAAAGGCAGCCTCGGTATCCGCCTGCTCACCGACCTGCGCGACCACGTCCTGATCGGCATCGACCGCCTGCCCACCATCGCCATCCTGGACCGCCTCAACTCCCTCGACGACGCCCCCTGGGCCGACCTCAACGGCAAGCCGCTCGACAACCGGCGCCTGTCCAAAATGCTGGGCGAGTACATGACCGCCGACAACGACCCCATCGGCTCCCGCAACATCCGCACCGCGGGCGGTGTCCTCAAAGGCTTCTTCGCCAAAGACCTCGAAGACGCGTGGGCCCGCTACTGCCCGCCTCCCACGCCCGCTACATCCGCTACAGCGCTACATCCCAGGTCAGAGGCCCTGAATCTGTAG
- a CDS encoding CarD family transcriptional regulator, with product MTFKVGDTVVYPHHGAALIEAIETRQIKGVDKTYLVLKVAQGDLTVRVPADNAEFVGVRDVVGQEGLDRVFEVLRAPYAEEPTNWSRRYKANLEKLASGDVIKVAEVVRDLWRRERERGLSAGEKRMLAKARQILVSELALAENTNEDKAEALLDEVLAS from the coding sequence ATGACGTTCAAGGTTGGCGACACCGTGGTCTATCCCCATCACGGGGCCGCGCTGATCGAGGCTATCGAAACTCGCCAGATCAAAGGCGTGGACAAGACCTACTTGGTGCTCAAGGTCGCCCAGGGCGACTTGACGGTTCGTGTGCCGGCGGACAATGCGGAGTTCGTGGGCGTGCGCGACGTGGTCGGGCAGGAGGGGCTGGACCGGGTCTTCGAGGTGCTGCGTGCACCGTATGCCGAAGAGCCGACGAACTGGTCCCGGCGCTACAAGGCAAATCTCGAGAAGCTCGCCTCCGGCGATGTCATCAAGGTCGCCGAAGTGGTTCGTGACCTGTGGCGTCGTGAGCGCGAGCGTGGACTCTCCGCAGGTGAGAAGCGGATGCTCGCCAAGGCTCGGCAGATCCTGGTGAGCGAGCTCGCTCTCGCGGAGAACACGAACGAAGACAAGGCCGAGGCTCTGCTCGACGAGGTACTCGCGTCCTGA
- a CDS encoding MDR family MFS transporter, with translation MSVAGLRRAARESVSGLPREFWWLWTSTLVNRLGAFVATFMALYLTLDRGYSASYAGLVAALHGLGGVVSSLGAGVMTDRLGRRPTMLIAQTSTAVSVAVLGFMVHPVAIAAVAFVVGMASNASRPAVQAMMADIVRPEDRVRAFSLNYWAINLGFAVSSAGAGFVAEYSYLAGFLGEATMTLVCAFVVFMKVPESRPEKPAVSGRAATGADEVRLSTVLRDGRFMSVVGLSFVIALIFQQGYVGLPVAMGADGFSSSDFGTAVAVNGVLIVVLQIPVTRFIQHRDARRLLIVSSLLAGYGFGLTAFAGSVAVYALTICVWTVAEIVNSPIQSSLVVRLSPARGRGRYQGMYTMSWSAAALIAPLMSGVVIDRFGAQWLWGACAVLGTAAALGYWLLMRNLPGEDGTAAPEGSGGGSGSRVAESVRAVGSAVPAGSRADADADVSTGPGASA, from the coding sequence ATGTCTGTCGCCGGTCTCAGACGGGCCGCACGCGAATCCGTGTCCGGGCTCCCCAGGGAGTTCTGGTGGCTGTGGACCAGCACACTGGTCAACCGGCTCGGGGCGTTCGTCGCCACGTTCATGGCGCTCTATCTGACCCTGGACCGGGGCTACTCCGCCTCGTACGCCGGTCTGGTCGCCGCGCTGCACGGGCTCGGCGGGGTCGTCTCCTCGCTCGGGGCGGGCGTGATGACCGACCGGCTGGGCCGCCGGCCCACCATGCTCATCGCGCAGACCTCGACCGCCGTCTCCGTGGCCGTGCTCGGGTTCATGGTCCACCCGGTGGCGATCGCGGCCGTCGCCTTCGTCGTCGGCATGGCCAGCAACGCCTCGCGGCCCGCCGTGCAGGCGATGATGGCCGACATCGTCCGGCCCGAGGACCGGGTACGGGCCTTCTCGCTCAACTACTGGGCCATCAACCTCGGCTTCGCGGTCTCCTCTGCCGGTGCCGGGTTCGTCGCCGAGTACAGCTATCTCGCCGGGTTCCTCGGCGAGGCCACGATGACGCTGGTCTGCGCCTTCGTCGTCTTCATGAAGGTGCCCGAGTCACGGCCCGAGAAGCCGGCGGTGTCCGGGCGCGCGGCCACCGGCGCCGATGAGGTCCGGCTCTCCACCGTGCTGCGCGACGGGCGGTTCATGAGCGTCGTCGGGCTGTCCTTCGTCATCGCCCTGATCTTCCAGCAGGGGTACGTGGGGCTGCCGGTGGCCATGGGGGCGGACGGGTTCTCCAGCTCCGACTTCGGCACCGCCGTCGCCGTCAACGGTGTGCTGATCGTGGTGCTTCAGATCCCGGTAACCCGGTTCATCCAGCATCGCGATGCGCGCCGGCTGCTCATCGTCTCCTCGCTGCTCGCGGGGTACGGATTCGGGCTGACCGCGTTCGCCGGGTCCGTCGCCGTGTACGCGCTGACCATCTGCGTCTGGACGGTCGCCGAGATCGTCAACTCGCCGATCCAGAGCAGTCTGGTGGTCAGGCTCTCGCCCGCCCGGGGCCGCGGGCGCTACCAGGGCATGTACACGATGTCCTGGTCCGCGGCCGCGCTGATCGCGCCGCTGATGTCGGGTGTCGTCATCGACCGGTTCGGGGCGCAGTGGCTCTGGGGGGCGTGCGCCGTCCTCGGAACCGCTGCCGCGCTCGGGTACTGGCTGCTGATGCGGAACCTGCCGGGCGAGGACGGGACGGCGGCACCCGAAGGCAGTGGCGGCGGCAGCGGCAGCCGGGTGGCGGAGAGCGTCCGGGCCGTGGGGAGTGCGGTGCCGGCCGGTTCCCGGGCCGACGCGGACGCCGACGTCAGTACGGGCCCCGGGGCTTCCGCCTAG
- a CDS encoding bifunctional DNA primase/polymerase, with the protein MTHDLNTALLCAALQAADRGWHVFPLRPGDKRPALHGETVCPGLGDCAGGHRKWEDRATIDPDRIRRAWADRPFNIGIATGPSGLVVVDLDMPKPNSSKGTPCGVTTFKALCERAGQAVPATYRTRTASGGHHLYFTAPPGTRLGNTAGTLAPLVDTRAWGGYVVAAGSTTATGAYEVVDPAPIMGLPGWLLGLLQPTRPTPVGPLIAPVVSGSRAGRAALERECNLVRKAPEKQGNNTLNRCAFKVGRFVAWGDLARHEVEEAFQGAGEARGLTAAECRATIRSALDSSIRSARPREAA; encoded by the coding sequence ATGACCCACGACCTCAACACCGCGCTGCTCTGTGCAGCGTTACAAGCCGCTGACCGCGGGTGGCACGTCTTCCCGCTCCGACCCGGCGACAAGCGCCCCGCCCTGCACGGCGAGACCGTTTGCCCCGGCCTCGGTGACTGCGCGGGCGGCCACCGCAAGTGGGAGGACCGGGCCACCATCGACCCGGACCGCATCCGCCGGGCGTGGGCCGACCGGCCGTTCAACATCGGGATCGCAACGGGCCCGTCGGGGCTGGTCGTCGTCGACCTCGACATGCCCAAGCCCAACAGCAGTAAGGGCACGCCTTGCGGCGTGACGACCTTCAAGGCGCTCTGTGAGCGCGCCGGACAGGCCGTCCCCGCCACCTACCGGACCCGGACCGCGAGCGGTGGTCACCACCTGTACTTCACCGCCCCGCCCGGCACCCGTCTCGGCAATACGGCGGGCACGCTCGCGCCCCTGGTGGATACCCGGGCGTGGGGCGGCTACGTCGTCGCCGCGGGCAGCACCACGGCAACCGGCGCGTACGAGGTTGTTGACCCCGCCCCGATCATGGGCCTGCCCGGTTGGCTGCTCGGGCTGCTCCAACCGACCCGCCCCACGCCCGTCGGGCCGCTGATCGCGCCCGTCGTGAGCGGCAGCCGGGCGGGCAGGGCTGCGTTGGAGCGGGAGTGCAACCTGGTCCGCAAGGCTCCGGAGAAGCAGGGCAACAACACGCTCAACCGGTGCGCCTTCAAGGTGGGGCGCTTCGTCGCATGGGGCGACCTCGCCCGGCACGAAGTGGAAGAAGCCTTCCAAGGGGCTGGAGAGGCCCGGGGACTCACCGCTGCTGAGTGCCGCGCCACGATCCGCAGCGCTCTGGACAGCTCCATCCGCAGCGCCCGGCCTCGGGAGGCGGCATGA